From the genome of Chanos chanos chromosome 5, fChaCha1.1, whole genome shotgun sequence, one region includes:
- the adipoqb gene encoding adiponectin, C1Q and collagen domain containing, b has product MKILWILLLGLVLTEQLSFAQDEKMEPEVEREDEGIVKDRMEAAADTEAPAVEEEEVQKPEGPTPSVEPDDRHPCAMWMGGVPGTPGHSGHPGRDGRDGRDGPKGEKGDPGVPGERGEPGVKGDTGPAGPRGFPGNPGLKGARGESALSYLSAFSVGLSELLPPTNTPIRFNKFFYNDQRHYDDVTGKFHCVLAGVYFFTYHLTVYTKDARVSLYKNDKPVMFTYDQYQESNVDQASGSIILKLQAGDKVWLQIFGEEEFGGVYADNTNDSTFSGFLLYPDMSVAARRR; this is encoded by the exons ATGAAGATACTATGGATATTACTGCTTGGCTTAGTGCTTACTGAGCAGTTGAGTTTTGCTCAGGATGAGAAGATGGAGCCTGAGGTAGAGAGGGAAGATGAGGGAATTGTAAAGGACAGAATGGAAGCAGCTGCTGACACA GAGGCACCAGCagtagaagaggaggaggtaCAAAAACCTGAGGGCCCAACGCCATCGGTTGAGCCTGATGACAGACATCCTTGTGCCATGTGGATGGGTGGTGTGCCTGGCACGCCGGGGCACAGCGGGCATCCAGGCAGGGATGGGAGAGATGGCCGTGATGGTCCAAAGGGTGAGAAAGGAGATCCAG GTGTACctggtgagagaggagagcctGGTGTGAAAGGAGATACTGGTCCAGCAGGACCACGTGGATTCCCAGGTAACCCAGGACTAAAAGGGGCTCGTGGTGAGAGTGCTCTGTCGTATCTGTCCGCCTTCAGCGTGGGTTTGAGCGAACTGCTGCCCCCTACCAACACACCCATTCGCTTCAACAAGTTCTTCTATAACGACCAACGCCACTACGACGATGTTACTGGGAAATTCCACTGCGTCTTGGCTGGAGTCTACTTCTTCACCTACCACCTCACTGTCTACACCAAGGATGCTCGAGTCAGCCTCTACAAGAACGACAAGCCTGTTATGTTCACATATGACCAGTACCAAGAGAGTAATGTGGACCAAGCTTCAGGGTCCATCATCCTCAAGCTGCAGGCAGGTGATAAAGTGTGGTTGCAGATCTTTGGGGAGGAGGAATTCGGAGGAGTATACGCAGACAACACCAACGACTCGACTTTCTCGGGGTTTCTCCTGTACCCTGACATGTCTGTGGCTGCCCGCAGGCGCTGA